From the genome of Miscanthus floridulus cultivar M001 chromosome 10, ASM1932011v1, whole genome shotgun sequence, one region includes:
- the LOC136490011 gene encoding uncharacterized protein produces MAISVFPDGNGSKLGGGGGGGQGADGEDAPGNELVLDVKDDDLQCPSSFNSASSMGLISGVRNEGSHFGHNYETRDLRNRLPQVAPERLASIQVNNNSFANRKKGLLSSFYTIAEKLLVFCGSLVILSLSYPLAANAKETFEDHGMQGIIIGSVILFFISCLLTALASYLRDSESIDGVGFHIFKWLVLLAFLFLSAGLCVILRFCAHTPKAVLWSLGTVGYIVILSIWVWVFYIEVLQIQDDSPPTVPPWLASSLRLNFTGSTTHMKEKPNFTGQRWH; encoded by the exons ATGGCCATCTCCGTCTTTCCGGATGGAAATGGAAGTAAGCtcggcggcgggggaggaggaggacaaggcgCGGACGGGGAGGATGCGCCGGGGAATGAGCTGGTCCTGGATGTGAAG GACGATGATCTGCAGTGCCCATCATCATTTAACTCTGCTAGCAGTATG GGGCTTATCAGTGGTGTGAGAAATGAGGGCAGCCATTTTGGTCACAACTATGAAACTAGGGATTTACGGAATAGGCTTCCTCAGGTTGCACCTGAG CGGTTGGCCAGCATTCAAGTAAATAATAATTCTTTTGCGAACAGGAAGAAG GGTTTACTTAGTTCCTTCTACACTATTGCGGAGAAGCTGCTTGTGTTCTGTGGCAGTCTCGTCATTTTGTCATTGTCATACCCTCTTGCTGCAAATGCAAAAGAGACCTTTGAGGACCATGGGATGCAAGGCATTATCATCGGAAGCGTCATATTGTTCTTCATCAGCTGTCTTCTGACAGCTCTTGCGTCATACTTGAGAGACAGTGAGTCCATTGATGGTGTTGGATTCCACATCTTCAAATGGCTCGTGCTTCTGGCGTTTCTATTCCTTAGCGCAGGATTATGTGTGATACTACGTTTCTGCGCACACACCCCCAAAGCAGTCCTGTGGTCCCTTGGAACTGTAGGATACATTGTAATTCTGTCCATTTGGGTTTGGGTGTTCTACATAGAGGTGCTGCAG ATTCAGGATGACAGCCCACCTACAGTACCACCATGGCTTGCATCTAGCTTACGGCTCAACTTCACCGGATCAACAACACACATGAAGGAGAAACCTAACTTCACCGGTCAGCGCTGGCACTAA